TGGTGCCCTGGGGTTATCGCTAGTTCTATCGTAATTGTAACTCTAGAAACAATATCAAATTTGGTTAACTCTATGCACGAGAGTCTCCCCACACACCTCCCAATATTTTGATCATAGTACAACGCAACAATACAAACGACCATAACTGTTTTGTCTATCTTAAGTTATAACAGACCGAAAAGTTTCCTTCTAGTAGAGTACAACAATATTAAATGTATGACAGCCTTTTAGTATGTGACATTTTTCTTTATTCGTCAATATCAGGTAGTTTAATTTATGTGTTTAAGATAGGTAAAATCTAGGTGATGTGAATCATTTACTTTAAATACACATACAAAGATAAGTTTGACATCGACTTATTATAGTGTGTGTATAAGTGTACCATTTATTTTGACCTTCTATTATCTTCCGAAAGTTAAACTAAGTTTTATGTAAAAGACTCACCGTATAGGCTTAATTCAGACAGTAAACAATTTCCATCTAGATATGAAGTAGCTTATATGTTTTATTCTGACTGTAACTCTAACGAGGAAGTAAGAGATATGTGTCACATGAGTAAGTGAACGGAAGGTACACTTCATTCATAAACACGTTAAAGAAAACCATGTACGATTCTTTTTATTGTAACAGTATTTCTAAGAAAACGATTGTTCTAAGGGACATGTAGTTTATTTTTAAGTAAGTCTAATGTATCTGAGACTACATATGGAAAATCTCAAAATAGATGCAATTCTTATAGAAATTTTAAACAATCGTGATTTGTCAAGTGATaaaattttggattaaaaaaatctaaattaagaATAAATCCTCTCGACAAATAACGCTTATATAGATATGTTAAATCTTTGAAGACGATCTGTCTATAAAAAAACTATGCATTATATTTGCTTggcttctttctttctttttgttttcttttaacaaTCAACAAGAAAAGTTAAAAACACATTCCAACAAAAAATCCTTGAAGATaatgtacttaattttttttcttaatgtttttaaaatacaaattgttaCATGTTAAAAATACTGAATGCATGTTTATGTCATTACAGTCAGTCTAAAGTTCGTTTATTAATAAATAACtggaaaattaaaaacacttaACGTTGCTGGTGATACTGTCCATTTTCTTTCTATCATTCTTCGaaaatttcaatcattttacaaaaacatatcaCAAATTGAGCATTATTTCAGATAGAATTACACTATGCGTGAATTCATACCCTTCTTGTACCTCATTAAAATCATTGCATATAAGATATAAAACTTACTAGGAAGTAGTTTGGACTAAATCTTCTTCCGTCTGATTGATCATTTTAAGTGTCATACAcattatctatttatatatacagaatgtattatcagccttgtatcaccatcaaCGTCTGGGATCccatggataaatctgttgtagagtcgtcatggttcagacgtacttatataatatatatatatatcttttcatgaacaaatcaatataaataaaatatcatgCAATTGTATTCCTGAAAAGTCTGTATGAAATTATTGTATGTAATGAAACGCGGTGTTTATCCTACACAGTACTGTCAGTttaggtacaatgtatataagCACCTGTCCATGAGACCCGCCGTTGACAAATGGTTGAGTCATTGTCTTTACTCTGCGGGAGTTATGAGTAAAAATACTTCTACATTGCATCTTATAAACCCCAAATACGCCTTGTTATACGTTATTGGCCACCAAATATTCCACATCAAGGTAATATTAACGGAGAaatcaacattttaattttcgtaaaaatatgaacatattgacgtaaaaattattaaaaagttgGCAAATCTGgtcattttcttatattttgagaaaatttaaaatagttttaaaaagttaCAACTCATTTGGCCTAAAAAATAATCCTTAATGCCCAGACCCCTATAAATATAAACCGAAACCTGAGATGGTGAATGATTCGATCTAAACATAGGAATGGAAATATCATTAGATGAAAGTTTATTTATAATAAGCAGATGAAATATGTTGGAGTACACTATGATCGAAACCATTAATTTTTCTGTGCTAGTCAACTAGTTTAGATAAACAATAAAAGTGTTTAGTTGCTTTAAAAAATCCAGAACAATAATAGAAATCAAACTACTTATTTTCTTTCACGTCTAGCATAAAATTTTAAGACAAACTTGAAAAATTCTAATTTGTAGACTTTTCAATGGCCGCCAAACGATTTTGCATATAGGTTAATATTTAATAGTAATTTGACCGTAAAAGTAAAGTTCGAATATTTTAATGCTTATATGATCATGTTGTGCTATTAATAAAAGCAAACCAATTGGTTTTTGCGAGATTGTCGCAATCTGTACCAAATGACTACATATATCAAAATAACCGTATCACACAACACTTTTACTATCTAAATTGATAACCTTTTAAGAGATAATTATAAAAACCCGTAATCACTAttaattgtgtagatcaaatttCCCAAGTTCATTTATCGATGAAAAATGGAGAGATCAAGTAAGTGATATTGAACTtcggtcagtttttttttttaaattcattatttcGTTAAGTGGTTTCCTTCTATTATTTTGTAGTAGTTAGTGGTTTTATCATTTCAATGGTGTTGCTGTTAACACATGAAAAGATAAAAAAGCTGGAAagtttgtgcaattgaaaagtcAACCAATCTAATTTTCTGGTTTCTATTCCTTTTTTTTAACGGAAGATAAAGGATTTTcctgttcattttttgtttgggAAGTTTTAATTTAGTGACTTTaaaatcaaaaactttgattCAAAATTATGACCAAACCGATCACTGGTTTAAAAGATATGACATAGTTAGCTTTTTCGTGTATGGAAACTTCAACGAAGAGTATTACGGACATgcttttcttctgtttattatatcAAACATTCGAGAGTAAAAACCCAGCAATAAAAGAATACGCTTCAATATAGGCCAGTGGTAAAGGCAAAGCATATCATACAGAATGTGTCAATGCTGACAGAGAACATATATACTAATTGACTAAATGTTTTAGGTGACGAATGAAAGTAAAAGGAACTTAATGTGGTACTCTAATAAGAATTTATGTCTGATCTGAATTGAATCGTTAAATCCGATGTCCTGTCTAGGTCCAGTCAAAGAATTCGACTCTCTTTGGAGTCCGTCGATGGCATGGTGTTAAAATTCTGTCCCTATCAAAAATGCCATAATTTAACAGTAAaggtaaaatatgaaaataagaaatgtggtacgattgtcaatgagaaaactatccacaaaagttcaaaagaagtggatgtaagcaattacaggCAACCGTACAACCTGCAGCAATTAGAAAAATCCATACCGTATGGTtggctatgaaaggccccgacatgaaaaatatgaaacaattcaactgagaaaactaacggccttatttctaacatttgaaacaatttacgaaaaacaaacataacagacatgaaccaacgacaagcACTGAACTtaaggcccctgacttgggacaaccCGGTCTAACTGCCTTGCAGAACCTACTAATTGTATTAACTGTTATTTTGTGGTCGGTCTGCGAATAATTGAAATATCTGTCgttggacgttaagcaagcatcaatcaatcaatcaattaataggCAGATAAACTGAGGAAGTCAGAGATAAATTAACCCTCTTCATTCTGTAGTATGCAGAAGAGGTAAAATatgctttttcttttttcttcccTTCATTTTAACCCACTGAAAGAACGATGCAAATGACATGTTTGCTTATTACAACTATTTTTTCAGGTTTTCAAGAAGACCAAATTAGTTTCTTTCATGCGGACGACGGCGAGGATATTGCTGAATATATTAAAACGAAGCTTAGTTCGGAAATATACCATATAGCAGTGACATTATATAACATAACTTTGGGAAATTTACTTAACATTATTCAGGTGAAATGTGTACAAGTTATATTCCTGACACCGGAGGTTCATGCACAAATGCTTGAAGGAAAGATGGAGTCATTGTTATCAAACTTTGTTGGTGCTTCAAATCTGATAATGCTACATCATCCATTAATCGAGTTGGATAAAGAAGACAGACAGAGAGCTATGAGTGATATTCTTCCGCAAAGCACCTCCTTGACATTCATACCATTAGGACAAAGTGATTATGATTTCAAGAAAGCTTTGTTAAAAATTGTAAAGATTGTTGACAAACCAGAATCACTTCCGGTTCTGAAACAATTTACATTAGCACCAACACAAATCTGGAAtgtaagtttatttaaaaaaaaaaagaacaaactaaCAAATATTGGCTTTCAGAGATAACTATATAAGCTTTCTTTTGTTCTAATCATGTTGTTTGCAAAGTGGTTTaactattatttgtgtttttttttttaatttttgctttgGAGAAAGGGGCCGTTGTGTGAGCGGTTCCAAACGTTTTACTCTTGAAAAGAACTTATAAAACTGATTCTAGAAATGTATGATAGTCCCAATGAAAACGGTATCACTTTATCGTTTAAATGATGTTACAAACATTTGCTTGTTTATCTTTAACCATGAGTGGTTGTTTTTTTCAGACAAAAGATGaggtttttataattttaagaaaagtATCATCTGTAGAAAAAGTAGAAGTACAAATAACGGACTTTGCGTTAGAAAGAAAGATTGAAAATATCAGACAGATCAATACTTCAACCTTTGCGTTTAGTCCTTCAGGTAATtcaaggatgtacttaggtgaaattaaataaatccaaaattttaaattgatattattgCTTTAGTTAAGAATCAAAATAAGCTAatttaccttgtattgtatgcaaAAACACCAAAGAGTCCgaaaatctgacacaaatttcaaaaccTCACCAAAGTACACCCTTAAGTTTGAATTTCAATACTTTTTACTTTATTCTTCTTGGCGAAAGCCTTACCTAATAACGTGACAAtaaaaaataatccaaaatttcattaatttaacCTTTATTCAAAGTTTGAAATGCCAAGGATACATAAATATATGTGAGAGAAAAAAGCGGTCCtacttaacaaatatatacttaaaaaaaaatgatcagatTTAAGATTTACATATGTCTTCCAATAAAGACAGGTGGCAGAGGAGTATATTGCATCATGGCTGACATGTCTCAAAATTCAAGCCTTTGTTGACTCTTTTTCAacagatataagaatatgtggttttagtgacaatgagacaactctccattcaattCACAATgtgtaaagtaaaccattatatatagatcaaagtatgaccttcaacacggagcattggctcacaacgtacagcaagctataaagggccccaaaatgactactGTAAAGTATCCAAACAGGAAAACCATCGgtcttattaataaaaaaaaaaatagaaagaagaaCCCCTATGAACTCGaggcacataaacaaacgacagacaggcaccaaccttcaccctaacttgaaacagtataaaataacaaaaatagaacagctataaaaatttaaaattaaagcggctgaacacacaaaaaaaaaaaagtaaatttacactgaacgaataaatttgatctatgacacaatataaatacatccagattatgattttaaaaatattttaaagatctGGTATCGTATTTTAGAAGAGAAGAAATTTGTCTTGCTTTGTGTCTTATACATGTATGAACATCAGTATACAAATGTTGCCTGAAATCCATACAGATTGCACCTCCATGTCCTCCATCTACACAATTTAACAGGAATCTTgtttacaatttcaaaattaaacttcTACTTTAACATTAATTGATGTATTAACAATGAATtaataaatgcacaaaatataaatgatataagtatATATTAGGATTTCAGCAGTCAAAATGAACCCGAATAAATCCTTGTTGTTTAATTAAGTAGCTATACCATTGATAGTAAAAGTAATCAATTAACCATTAAGAGATGtcaatgttatattaaggtattgCTCCTGGGAGGAAAAAGGTTGAAGTTTTTTTGAATGGTAAAACAGTAGGACGAAGTTACCTTAATATAAAATCCAAAATTGAGATGCTGAATCGTCTTTTACACGAAGTTGTCAATCCTATTGAACTTCTTTGCCAAACATTAAATATCGAAACAAGATCACGAGAATGTGTCGACCTTGAACTCAACGATATATTTACAAATGGTGGATCGAATCCACTGTCTGAATATGCGAATGAAAACTTCGATTATACTTCAGGTTTGTATAGCGAAtaagcaaaatattttaaatcagcAGAAAGTtcttcaaaatatataattttttcataGTAAGACAgtaatgtaagataaaaaaaaccaccaaaagaCGGAAGATACTAAGAGTAAATTCAAAACTCGTGAGTTTCACGAGAAACTGATAACGTACACTATATAAAGCACTAAAGTTTGTTTTGGTTTGGGCGTTCTAGATAAAGGATCATGAAGTAGAGCGCTCCAAGCTCactaaagtgttattttcatcgacgaaaacaatataacaaaaaagacCAAATACTTCAAAAGAACCTATCTAAAATTGCGCGAGGTTGATATGATAAAGCTTTATAAATTTCCTTTCTGTTATCCGATTTATGGACTTCTGTGTTCCATATAATAACATGGTCACTTAACAAAAAATGTCAAGTTAAAATATTATCCAAGCAACAACGCATCACAGTGGTCGCTAATGACAGATTGaacaaataagatataaaatattcAGACCACAACgttcttaaaataaaaattgattaatttgAGCTTAAGATTAATACAAAAGAATCCATGACAAAAACGCTTGAAAATAGTTTAACACTAGTAAACACTACACGTACATGTACTATATCGGTTGAATATAACATACATAACTTGCTTCCTAATACAGATATACACAAACAGAGCGAATTACCAACATTACTTCATTTTGCTGCAAAATATGGTTTAGAACAATTGTGTATTACTTTATTAACTTTTCCTGGTGGAAGACAcgcattgaaaataaaaaacaacaacggAAAAACACCATACAAGTTAGCAATTGCAGGGGAATTTACACATCTTGCAGACAATATCCTTGTAAGTAAAGAATTACTCATGACATTTATTAAGTAACTCAAATCATAAATCAAACGGTATATCTGGAAAGCATTAAAgactgaaaataaagaaaatataactgTAATGTGTTGTATCTGTGTGATATTTTGCGGTACACTTGTTGGGATTTAATAGAACTTATACAATTTGTTGAACGCAGAAAGAAAATAGGAAGTCTTTTGATTTAGGTTGGTCCAAATTTTTTGTCATAGTACGCAGATACGGTAATCTATACATagcatgatttttttcaaaatgttggtTTCTGGATGAATGTCATGAATAAGTTTTCCAATTTTTCttgattgttttatttggtatgtgcTTCAAGACAGGACCTGACATGTAAGCTAAATACAGGGGAACTAACGCCCAATTCGATTGAAGTAAATGTTCCTTATGGGTTTTGAGGCATATTGGGACACagaagaaaatattgataattattttgGTATAACTTTTTATACGCTCCGAGCATATAGTTCTTGCTCGGTTGTATAGTGTTTGAATGATAATTCGAGGATCCTATTAAATAACACACTTATAAAGGATAAAATAAGCAATGGTACATAATTTATTTGTTCCAAACACTGAATCCttgaaataattttgtttctCAAAAGTGTGAGAAGCGTAAGTTCGCATTGCCAttctttcaattctttttttaaacttccAGCTTGAATTTGATGTCAAAGAAGAGAATGACAACACATCTGAAGATTCGGAGGGTAAGCATTGTTTTTATTGAATAATGTTGTGATTAATAAGAATGTTCTCtacttttgtttttgactttttgtcagatattcggaatcctagTCTTATCAATTTATTGCCATATAAGttaatatattgtaaaaaaaaatcttttttttgaaaacaatgttatttttcataatttttgaaagaaaaaagattgcaattttcaatgtaagaaacatttagagagaatcatttcccgTCAAGTTTTTAATTGGTTTTAACTCAATCATAAATTACAAGGGCACGGAACTTCAATTTGTTCTGCATTTtaagttcactattcactattcacttttcactattcaaaattcatgaatAGTGAACTGTGTTTTttgcactattcactattcaagttTATTAAATTGAATAACTGTAGTATCTACTTGTATATATACACATTagaaaaaagatgttgtatgattaccaatgacacatacattaaaagcttcaggtcaccgtacggccttcagcaatgtgcaaaccccataccgtataatcacaaatataaaaggaattcaaaagagaaaactaacggtttaaTTAATATTCTTCTAAAATTCTTtcataattaccgataaacagaataggtagtttcgtttttgatactgactatatcatgtggaatatcttaaCTCGCCCTAACGGGCTCGTCTAGACAATATATCGGAATGTCCTTActgtcatcgcgatgtaaaaaaaacatcagttGCAAAAGGCTTTACTCATGAGATGCATACATATAAAAATCCATATATCAAAAACATAGAgggaacgtggccgggtacttgtacatcccaacaacaaaaaacacttaGTGCAGATCTGAGAGTTCTCTCAATTGACAGCTATTTCATAGCAAATTCtaactaataaaaaaatgcatctaAGACTGAATTATCAATCAGTGCAGATTCAACATGGATTAAGTGTTAAGATCATAgaaaaaacatgacattgtgcaatgccaagatacaggaatcgacagattgtagatcaatGTGAATGgtatttaatttactgataaaaaaaacttaatacgtATACCAACAATAATTCAAAGAATTAATGGCAgcgttgaattggtaaccttttcaAATAAGTTTTTTAAAGGGTCGATAAGTTGGTTTGTTTTGCTATAATTCGATTAAAATATACTATCAGCTTAAAGCTTTGAGGCTTAGTATTATATAGTGTTAAGGTAGAAAGAGAAAGGATATTTGTTAGGCCTATCACATTTTAATGTCTAGAATTATTTATCTTTTAAGTAAAATTGCACTTGATCATGCATCGAAAACCCACTTCTAAGGCATACCTAGAAATTGTCGCACTCAGTTTGTTACATATAGTTCTAGAGGATGGGGTCCACTTTTATTCATAAAGCATTCAAGTGAGCATTCGTTTCCGACTCAATTCACTATCGAGATGTTCACACTAAATGTAATCCGCCGACTTAACTGTACACTTTGTGTCAGGggaatcaaaaaaatatttctttaagtGCCAATAATTCTTTTCATATTCTAAAAAATGTAcacaacaatatataaaaaaagtctaTAAGAGGTTATATACACAAATAATGaaagtttcgtataaaaaactaggggtgtttTTCTCAAGAAGACTCTAATAATAGCACTAATAGGGTAACTGTATCATACTACGCCAGAataccaaaaaaacaacaacaacaacgaCGAACCCAATCTAAGAGAAAATACTTCAACAAGaacgttacgatcgagttttgaacctttgaatcccctaattacgggtatatcctatatatcctcaGAAAGCTAATAGAATGAGGAACAAAAGCTATGTAGggaatatgtggcacagatgcgatttaagGGGTAATAGAGGGCCCGAATACCAAAAACGTCCGAATCTAAGGAAAAATACTTCAACAAGAACGTTATGATCGAGTTTTGAACctttgaatcccctaattacgggtatatcctatatatccctAGAAAGCTAATAGAATGAGGAACAAAAGCTATATAGTGACACAGAAGCGATTTAAGGGGTAATAAAAGGCCCGAATACCAAAAACGGCCGAATCTAAGGGAAAATACTTCAACAAGAACGTTATGATCGAGTTTTGAACctttgaatcccctaattacgggtatatcctatatatccctAGAAAGCCAATAGAATGAGGAACAaaagctatatagtgaatatgtggcacagaaGCGATTTAAGGGGTAATAAAAGGCCCGAATACCAAAAacggggattcaagggttcaaaacttgATCGTAACGTGCTTGGGGTagctttttttcttaatttcgaCCATTTTTATATTCGGGCACTGCAATACTACTTAAATCggatctgtgcactatattcactatataggttttgtttccccttctattacctttcttaggatatataggatatacctgtaattaggggattcaagggttcaaaactcgatcgtaacgtcaTGGGGGAAGCATTTTTTGTTCTAATCGGCCGTTTTTAACATTCGGGCGCTCCAATACCCCTTAAATCggatctgtgcactatattcactatataggttttgttcccccttctatttcctttcttaggatatataggatatacctgtaattaggggatctgtgcactatattcactatataggttcgGCTTGTTGAAGTCTTTTTATTAGGTTCGGCCGTTTTCGGTATTCGGGCGATCCATAATACAGATATCCTATTAGTTAGTGCTATTATTAGATTTTATGATATTGGAAAAtgagattttgaaattattgGCACTTTGAGACATGATTACTCTTTTGCCCTCCCCTGACACATGGAGTACCGTTTAAACGGTTGATTTCATTTGATGTGGACATCCCATGCCGGAAACGAATGCGCATTTTAATGCTTGATTAATAAAAGTGGACCCCACACACCCattgaaatatatgtaataatTGTGACAATATGTGCGACAATTGTACCATAAGCTCCTAGATATGCATAAGTGGATTTGAGATGCATGATCAAGTTCAATTTtacgtaaaaaataaataattctagaTAAAAGGGATGGGCATAAAAAATATCCTATCTGTTTATACCTTAATACTATATATTACACAGACCTCGTATTCTAATCGAATTCCTATAGCAATTCATTACAGACATTACACTCAACAAATCAACTTAACGATCTttgaaataaacttattctaaaaggttacgaATTCAACCCTGTCATTTATTCTTTGAACATTGTTTATATTGGgatcaatattgtttttaatagtaAAATAAATTCCATTGATCTACACTCTGATGattcctgtatcttggcattgtacaatgtcatgtttttttcCCTCTCTGTTCTTAACTATGTTGGATATgcaatgattgataatttagtctgagatccattttttatta
This genomic window from Mytilus galloprovincialis chromosome 9, xbMytGall1.hap1.1, whole genome shotgun sequence contains:
- the LOC143044739 gene encoding uncharacterized protein LOC143044739 produces the protein MERSSFQEDQISFFHADDGEDIAEYIKTKLSSEIYHIAVTLYNITLGNLLNIIQVKCVQVIFLTPEVHAQMLEGKMESLLSNFVGASNLIMLHHPLIELDKEDRQRAMSDILPQSTSLTFIPLGQSDYDFKKALLKIVKIVDKPESLPVLKQFTLAPTQIWNTKDEVFIILRKVSSVEKVEVQITDFALERKIENIRQINTSTFAFSPSGIAPGRKKVEVFLNGKTVGRSYLNIKSKIEMLNRLLHEVVNPIELLCQTLNIETRSRECVDLELNDIFTNGGSNPLSEYANENFDYTSDIHKQSELPTLLHFAAKYGLEQLCITLLTFPGGRHALKIKNNNGKTPYKLAIAGEFTHLADNILLEFDVKEENDNTSEDSEDHYVAMDAIRGDKKEKPVLPRRSSQLSDVSLDYTSPYANVSIREKRRINSDRRSKVSQDSGEWTDDCSGSITDTLDKADDDSTPTLRSRTSSGEKFLQMSYRMTRLWKDEEVKLPETTKL